TTTTTAAAATAcaagaattaattaattagttttactaaaatagagCAACTAAATAGTTGCTTAACTGGCATTAACTAATAGAAAATTTGATGGAGGGACTAAAAGTTTAATGAAAACAAAATACATTAACTaaacattatatttttcaagatataagaatcaaataattaattttgtcaaaatataagaactaaataataatttttcttaacaAAATAACAAAACGaccatttttaaattattttttaaataatatttaaaataattttttaaaaaataaattttttttatgaaaaacgtttttgtttttattttttacctTCTAATTTAATGCGAAACAAGGGCTTTAAATCTCACCCAATACTAAAATGGCCACGTATTAAATTGCTAAATTGGGTTCAAAACATGGTGCTCTTAATTCTATACTAGGAAaactatgatttttttttttttaactgtaaAACTAATTGATTTAAAAGCCTAAAAAGAAAGAGTAATATAATTAACAAGAAGGCTAAAAATAGGCTCAATGGCAATAAGGCCCTGCTGGTGAAGGAGAGGGAGAGGAAGATAAAACTGAAATTGAAACTAAATACAGTAATAAATAATGAGATAAAACAATGAAACCCATTGAAATACAGCTCTGAAACCCTCTCTTTCAGTTGATCACAACAGCATTCTagttaatattaatatatatatatgtattatctaaaattttcattttccaaTGTGATTAGAATGGCAAGAACAAGCTATTTCATCCTTTGTGGTATGAACATCGTAACACTCTTCATTTCAATGACCATTGTAGCTCATGTTTCCAATGCCTGGAAATTACCTATGCAAATCTATGGCACTGGAGCTTATGCAAGCTTTCTTCAAATTCCAGTCCTCATACTAGGAGCTGCCCTTTTGATCCTTTCAGTTGTGGGATTGATTGCTTTCTTTTGTCAACTAATCTTTCTTCAAAGAGTGTATTTGTGGATTATGCTTTTCATCATGATCACTCTCTTAATCTTCATTATATTTTCCTTGCTTGTAACCAATAAAGGTCCCCAAGAGATTGCTTCTGCAGGTAGACAGTTTAGGCTTGATGAATTCTCTTCCTGGATGCAAACTCATCTTGTGGGTCAAAATCATTGGTCTGGAATCAAGAATTGTTTGCTTGATTCTGGAGTTTGCGACAGCTTTCAAAAGAAGTTGGATGCCTTACCTGCTGCTGTCTTATGGGAGGTCGTGAACCCTGTAGAGGTAGGTTATTATCATTTTTTATCATATATCTAagacactatatatatatatatatatatagtgagaCTCAGTCT
The Hevea brasiliensis isolate MT/VB/25A 57/8 chromosome 18, ASM3005281v1, whole genome shotgun sequence genome window above contains:
- the LOC110657650 gene encoding tetraspanin-8-like, yielding MARTSYFILCGMNIVTLFISMTIVAHVSNAWKLPMQIYGTGAYASFLQIPVLILGAALLILSVVGLIAFFCQLIFLQRVYLWIMLFIMITLLIFIIFSLLVTNKGPQEIASAGRQFRLDEFSSWMQTHLVGQNHWSGIKNCLLDSGVCDSFQKKLDALPAAVLWEVVNPVELGCCKPPYGCGYKFKNLSYWEVPNSGFQTKDKDCYSWGNDKETLCYNCTSCKAGYLDDMRENWMALNMFNIFVVIYLLVLFPLGRFSLQNHPETTYNSYRSAC